The following nucleotide sequence is from Raphanus sativus cultivar WK10039 unplaced genomic scaffold, ASM80110v3 Scaffold0036, whole genome shotgun sequence.
ATACAAATCAAcggttaaatttttttatatgctGAAATTTACATCTAACTTGTTATCTGAGAAgaaaataactaataatttgaaatccaatgttacttttagtttttttttatgtgagAGTATCAGCTTACCAGGAGacaatttctttaaaaaaataggGAAGACGACCTATTTCCCCACCATGACTATGACATAGTAATAAATGTACACAAAGTTTCGACCTCGTCCCAATTGCACACCTCCAAAGTATAACAACCTATTTCCACATACGAGAAAAGTACGAAACTCGTTTCCCCACAGACCAAGATTTGGCTTGGTTTTAATGGTTTATTACACGAACCGATAGTAAACCAGTTATATTGGTACACCTCGAACCAGATAAAGATCCGACTATGGTTTAACttaaacccgacccgaaacctCTTTAAAATCCACAAAATCCCCAAAATCGAGTTCATGCTCTAagaaccctaaaatctaaaaaaaattcagagaGAAATTTCATTTCCCAAGCCCAGAAAATATGAGTCATGAATCTGGAAACTCGAGTGGAGTCTCTAGCGCACGAGCAAGAGGTCGTGTTGTTGGTGTTCCAAAGAGATGCACTACaagaatttattaaaatagCTACGGACTGGCTAGAGTATTTCTGTAGCCAAATTAATTAGCTACAAATATAGCGACGGAACACAAAATTTTACTTGTGTAGCTAAATCTGTAGCTAGTTGTAGCAATTCGTAGCTATATAGCTAGAGACAGATTCCGTCGGTGATCTGTAGCTAAATAGCTACGACTTAACTAAGGATAAATGGTTGctataatttttctatttagCAACAAGTAGCTACATTTGTTTCTATTGCTATATAGTGATGATATCTCAATCCTCATTATTCTGTCGCTTCAATAAgaatactatatataatataaatgataaaaaacaataaaaattataatatttcctaatatatacacatacatatgtgtgtatatataagaATGTTAAattgttgatttatttttcaatgCAAATACAATTTATGTTCCATGATGATTTTTTAATCTACATGTATTAAAATAAGTTATGTTGTGAAACTAACGGGTATACACATATGTTGGTTTAAGTCTAGTACATATAGTAATTTTCAAACACCTTTTGTTAATTTTGCATTGAACATTATAGATCTTTGTACGTATGGATGGATGCAAGCACGTCTTtggtaaatttataaaataatttcctctctctcttttttttttggcttttgtttTGGTGTTGTTATAACAAGTAACAAAATTTCATATCTATTCTCTTTTGGTAAgtaaagtttttaaaatgttGTGGAAGTTCTTTATagaagtttcaatttttttatgacACATATATGCATGCCTATTTCCTTCTCACTTTAACCTAAGTAACTTCCTAGaccctaaatctaaatctaaaccccaaaccccaaaccttaaaccctataCTAAAGAAATAAAGCAAATTACTTTTgtattacaaagaaaaaatgaagttttaccaaaaaattaaaaatccaatcataccaaatatatttttatccttttatcaaattattatgtGCAGGCAGAAATGATTacaattacaaaatatgtacagtttaataaattatagtCATACTAGtcttatcaaataaataaatattgagaATAAATACCACTTACTCTATATCATGAGTTTGATTGCCgcttggaaaatatttttttgacgCCAAATTTTCGTGACACCCGCCAAATTATTCACCAAAGAAGGGTGGCTTGTTAGTGGTCGATGTAAAAGGGTGAGGATAACTCATTTACTAATCGTAGCCGTTGATAGTACTTTAATCTAACGATgaaatacaattaatatattattttctttttgatttatcttTATTAACCTTCTTTCTCAGATCTGAGATTTTCATTCCTTTCCTCATCCTTTTTTTCCCCTCTGCGAATCTCCTCTCCTCTTTTTTCTCCGATAGCGCAAGGTGTGGTGTCCTCTCCGTtcatctcctcttcattcttctccTCTCTGGTGGTGCAAGACAATGTGGCAGTCCAGTCTCTGGTCATCTCCTCGGTGGTTGCAGACTCGCAGTCCAATCTCTTTTCTTCGCCTTTGCAGTCATGTATCCTCTCTGCTCCTCTGTAGTCCAGGCTTCTACATCTCAGCATCCCCATTCCCCACACACAAACATCTCCAACAGAAGTTTTTCTTATGCCTTTAGTTTAGTTTTCACTTATTAGATCTAGCTCTTTGTTTGGATACTAGAATTTTCAGATCTGTTACATTTGggaatttcagttttttttcttataatacTCTAATGTCGTAAAACAATTTATTCTGAAAATCagtttgtatagatttgtattcAAAATCAATATAACTTTTAAGACAACAGTGTATCTATTGCTAAATATGCTAAAAAAACATTCTTCTGCTACTAAAACATGTTTGTTGGTAATTTGAATCCAACATTCTAGATACAAAAAATTTCTAGACAAATATGTAGCTACGTCATTGCTACGAAAAGCCATAGTTAAACTCTGTAGCTATTTAGCTATGCAATATCTATCGCCAAGATTGTTGCTACTGAGAAACGGAACACTCTCTAGCCATGCTGTAGCTGTTAGATATGGCCAGTTCTCTTGCAAAATCCGTAGCGAGTGAGCTACGGAATGGCGACGGATCCGAGTTAGCGTCAATACTGACGCCACGGTTCCTATCCGTAGCCATCCGTTGCGTTATTTATTGTAGCGACAGATTGTCCCTTTTAGCTAGGAAAAAATCAGTAGCTATATGACTCATTTCTTGTAGTGATGTTGGTGTGGAGAATTAGTTATCCCCTTGATGTCAAATTCGAAGGCAAATCCTTACAGGAGATACTTTCGTTGTGCTTTTGCGGCCTAGAAAAGGGTTAGTTAgtttatataaatgtgattctcCAAAATATGTGGGtgaatcgattttttttttgtttttgttgctgAGTAATGATAATCACAGTTACAAATGGGTTGATGAGGCGTTGTTGGATGAAGTTGAAGCATTGTCGTTTAGGATAGGGAGACTTGAGCAGAGCATGGTTGCTGGTCGTGTGGAAGAAGAGAGGGATGCccaagaagagaagagaaagttTGAAGAGCTTGGATTGAAGTTAGAGACCGAGATTGCTGCAAGAATTAATGGAAGATGTTGTGAATGAAGCCAAAGGCGAGGTCAAGAAGGCGCTGGTGCTTGTTGTCTTAGGATGTTTGGCTATGGTTGTGTTGGCTAAGATAGTATAACTTGTCTCAGTTTGTTATGtttaagaagatgatgatggttgTATTATTAAGATGATGACAATGGTGGTATCTTTATTTTGAGATGTTTATGTTGTTTCTGTTGTTTAAAATGATAATGTTTCTGCTGTTAAAATTGTGAGAATCAAGATTTTATAAATCCTTTAAAATAGTGATGAGTTCAAAAGCATTCAAAAGAATGACCAAAGCCATTAAAATATCATACATTGACTCAAAATCATACCTTGAACACACCAAAATAGAGTCTAAATCCATTAAACTAGTTCAAATAGCCGACAAACAAGGTCATGGAACGTGCAAAAGGAATCTAAAGCCGAGAAACAAGGTCCTAGAACCTCAAAAAAGCACCATAAAACCGAGTAAAGAACACCAAAAACACCACAAAAACAGACCacttcttcacatccatcttctcttctttgcaTATTCACTTCTTAGGCTGAGTGTCTTGAGTGCATCTACCTTGGGAGGCTTCAGGCTGAGAAGATTCACCACTCACAAAAGGCTGAAACACATCaaattaattcaaaaatctTCATTTCAATCCAACACCAAAACCGAGTCAATATCAAGAGACTCAGGTGTCCCCGGGTTGAATTGAGTTACATCATTCCACTCTACATTCACATCAGTCAATGACTCCATTGTTGATTCCTGCAAAACAGAGAcacagagagacagagagacaaagagagttCAGTaacgaaagagagagagacagagacagtgTGAGACAAAGACAGAGAGAGTTCAATAacgagagatagagagaaagagagagagagagcgagagagagagacagagacagagacaaagagagagagacagagacagagagagagagagagagaaacagagacagagagagagatgtcgAAATTACCTGAATGGAGACAATCGGAGGAGTAACGATGTGGAGGAGCTAAcgatgttcttcttcttttctcaaaacccccaaaaaaagaagggaaaattgccaaaagagaacaaaaaaacaagggtgttgtccccttagtataaatcaatctcATAGTTGTCCTAATGGTATaaattttttcataatcccaaaattaACCTTTCATTTAGTGATTTAATAAGTATATAAAACGagattaataaaatcataaattaattataatgaaaaaagttaaaaaaaaacttttagcaagcaaaaaaaaaaaaaaaagatgaataaaACTGTTAAAGAAATAATCAACCCTAAATCTATTTTCATTCTTCTCGTTTCTTCcgcctctctttctctctctcattcGCGAACAAACCCTAAGTCGCCATCTCCGGTGACTCTCCACCTCTGCTCTCTCTATCTCCGGTGCTTCTCTCCACCTCTCTGGCTCTCTCTATCTCCGGTTCCGTCGCCTTCTCCGAGCTTCTCCGCCTCTCTTTCTCCGGCTCTCTGCTTCTCGCCGGTTTCATCTCCGTCTCTCTGGCTCTCTCTATCTTCGGTGTGACTGAGCGAACCGTCTCTCCGCCTCTCTccctctccatctctctctttctccgcctctccgtctctctctttctccgcCTGTCCGCCTGTCCGCCTCTCCGCCTCTCCGCGCCTCTGTGTCTCCGTCTCTCCGCCTCTCCGCGCTCCGCTCTCCGTCTCTCCGCCTCTCCGCATCCGCCTCTCAGCCTCTCTCCggtatttctcttatttttttttactgttttgaGATATTCGATTGATTATGGTGAAGAATGGGGAGACGTATAATGGGCACTTGGTTAATTGTGATACATGGATGAACTGTACATATATTGGAACTGTCTCTTTTTATGGTTGTTAACAGATTATATGAAAGATTTCCTTTGTGAATTGGAAGACATTTGAACTTGTTTAAGTTTGT
It contains:
- the LOC130500783 gene encoding uncharacterized protein LOC130500783; translated protein: MRRGGETESGARRGGETETQRRGEAERRTGGQAEKERDGEAEKERDGEGERRRDGSLSHTEDRESQRDGDETGEKQRAGEREAEKLGEGDGTGDRESQRGGEKHRR